From Micromonospora rifamycinica, a single genomic window includes:
- a CDS encoding sulfurtransferase has translation MSVPSDPHPRLQSYADPQRLVTTEWLAEHLGDEGLVVVESDEDVLLYDTGHLPGAVKVDWHTELNDQVTRDYLDAESFAELCAAKGIGRDDTVVFYGDNFNWWAAYALWVFTLFGHADVRLLDGGRQKWIAEGRELTREKTVRPRADYPVPQRNDAPVRAYREQVMAHVAAGRPLVDVRSPGEYTGEMLHMPDYPQEGALRGGHIPGAVSKPWKSAANDDGTFKSADELRAIYTDQLGLSPADDVVAYCRIGERSSHTWFVLHHLLGFPQVRNYDGSWTEWGNLVRAPVVRGDQPGGLAG, from the coding sequence ATGTCTGTGCCGAGTGATCCGCATCCCCGCCTCCAGTCCTACGCCGACCCGCAGCGGCTGGTCACCACCGAGTGGCTGGCCGAGCACCTCGGCGACGAGGGTCTCGTCGTGGTCGAATCCGACGAGGACGTGCTGCTCTATGACACCGGTCACCTCCCGGGGGCCGTCAAGGTCGACTGGCACACCGAGCTGAACGACCAGGTCACCCGGGACTACCTGGACGCGGAGAGCTTCGCCGAGCTGTGCGCGGCCAAGGGCATCGGCCGGGACGACACGGTCGTCTTCTACGGCGACAACTTCAACTGGTGGGCCGCGTACGCGCTGTGGGTGTTCACCCTGTTCGGTCATGCCGACGTGCGGCTGCTCGACGGCGGCCGGCAGAAGTGGATCGCCGAGGGGCGTGAGCTGACCCGGGAGAAGACGGTCCGGCCGCGCGCCGACTATCCGGTGCCGCAGCGCAACGACGCGCCGGTCCGGGCGTACCGGGAGCAGGTGATGGCGCACGTGGCGGCGGGCCGGCCGCTGGTCGACGTGCGGTCGCCGGGCGAGTACACGGGCGAGATGCTGCACATGCCGGACTACCCGCAGGAGGGGGCGCTGCGCGGCGGGCACATCCCGGGCGCGGTCAGCAAGCCGTGGAAGTCCGCCGCCAACGACGACGGCACCTTCAAGTCGGCCGACGAGCTGCGGGCGATCTACACCGACCAGCTCGGACTGAGCCCGGCCGACGACGTGGTGGCGTACTGCCGGATCGGTGAGCGGTCCAGCCACACCTGGTTCGTCCTGCACCACCTGCTGGGCTTCCCGCAGGTGCGCAACTACGACGGCTCGTGGACCGAGTGGGGCAACCTGGTCCGCGCTCCCGTGGTCCGGGGCGACCAGCCGGGCGGCCTGGCCGGCTGA
- a CDS encoding alpha/beta fold hydrolase: MHRPRPRLLALCALAAVPPAIEAVVLVRLGFVAAEGLSSQVTAVWPYDTYHDLRWLYVYHDSWPDFLAVLLLLVGFRGVLTTGLVALAWPAGVARPRLRRLLVRNLGLSAVVTVLVAPWALISVAASVVALSWVLLASLLPMFLLAPFLQRAAVVAPWWRGLPSIALVGWSLLNLVVITVAGALCWSVPGWWTVPVALLAGVANGLLWERTVHVAVQTPRVRWSRVPVTPIAVLLALAVPLAIPALVQVVPAGVTIEQVVLGQRLPPDVRHAVIVLAGHGSAYDGAAPVDPNVERFSYRGLAGDGRPLPYRPVDTTRSLESGAALLENQVDRLHRRTGRPVALIGESEGAMLARTYLAQRPHPAVDTLVMFSPLIDAGRAYYPPPGADRGWGVVTGWQLRALLGAIRLVGVDDSGPDDPFIRSLLDDAPFYRNQLMCPVPGVRMLAFLPTTTATEAPPGEYTGIPVFQMPGVHGGLLGRSLVQDRLVHFLAGVPESRQRREYPLLQQLGAGWQAPPLAIRLNPAWDGRRQPDPSFTGRVCQPS; this comes from the coding sequence GTGCACCGACCGCGACCCCGGCTGCTGGCGCTGTGCGCCCTGGCCGCCGTGCCACCGGCGATCGAGGCGGTGGTGCTGGTCCGCCTAGGGTTCGTCGCCGCCGAGGGGTTGTCCTCCCAGGTCACCGCCGTCTGGCCGTACGACACCTATCACGACCTGCGCTGGCTGTACGTCTACCACGACTCGTGGCCCGACTTCCTGGCCGTGCTGCTGCTGTTGGTCGGGTTCCGTGGGGTGCTCACCACCGGGCTGGTGGCGCTCGCCTGGCCCGCCGGGGTGGCCCGACCCCGCCTGCGCCGGCTGCTCGTACGCAACCTCGGACTGTCCGCGGTGGTCACCGTGCTGGTCGCGCCGTGGGCGCTGATCTCGGTGGCCGCCTCGGTGGTCGCGCTCTCCTGGGTGCTGCTCGCCTCGCTGCTGCCGATGTTCCTGCTCGCGCCGTTCCTGCAACGGGCCGCCGTGGTCGCGCCGTGGTGGCGCGGGCTGCCGTCGATCGCCCTGGTCGGCTGGTCCCTGCTGAACCTCGTGGTGATCACCGTGGCCGGCGCGCTGTGCTGGAGCGTCCCCGGCTGGTGGACGGTGCCGGTCGCGCTGCTCGCCGGAGTGGCCAACGGGCTGCTGTGGGAACGCACCGTGCACGTGGCCGTGCAGACGCCCCGGGTGCGGTGGAGCCGGGTGCCGGTCACCCCGATCGCGGTTCTGCTGGCCCTCGCCGTGCCGCTGGCCATCCCGGCGCTGGTGCAGGTCGTCCCGGCCGGGGTGACGATCGAACAGGTGGTGCTCGGGCAGCGGCTGCCACCGGACGTCAGGCACGCGGTGATCGTCCTCGCCGGGCACGGCTCCGCCTACGACGGGGCGGCACCGGTCGACCCGAACGTGGAACGGTTCTCCTACCGGGGGCTGGCCGGGGACGGTCGGCCGCTGCCGTACCGGCCGGTGGACACCACCCGGTCGCTGGAGAGCGGTGCCGCCCTGCTGGAGAACCAGGTGGACCGGCTGCACCGGCGTACCGGCCGGCCGGTCGCCCTGATCGGGGAGAGCGAGGGGGCGATGCTGGCCCGCACCTACCTCGCACAGCGTCCGCACCCGGCGGTGGACACCCTGGTCATGTTCAGCCCGTTGATCGACGCGGGGCGGGCCTACTACCCGCCGCCCGGCGCGGACCGGGGCTGGGGCGTGGTCACCGGCTGGCAGCTTCGCGCCCTGCTCGGGGCGATCAGGCTGGTCGGGGTCGACGACAGCGGGCCGGACGATCCGTTCATCCGGTCGCTGCTGGACGACGCGCCCTTCTACCGCAATCAGTTGATGTGCCCGGTGCCGGGCGTCCGGATGTTGGCCTTCCTGCCGACCACCACGGCCACCGAGGCTCCGCCCGGCGAGTACACCGGCATCCCGGTCTTCCAGATGCCCGGGGTGCACGGCGGGCTGCTGGGCCGGTCGCTGGTCCAGGACCGGCTGGTCCACTTCCTGGCCGGAGTGCCGGAGAGTCGGCAACGCCGGGAGTATCCGCTGCTCCAGCAGCTCGGCGCGGGCTGGCAGGCACCCCCGCTGGCCATCCGGCTCAACCCGGCGTGGGACGGCCGGCGGCAACCGGACCCGTCCTTCACCGGGAGGGTCTGCCAGCCGTCCTGA
- a CDS encoding class I SAM-dependent DNA methyltransferase, which produces MRQDEIWDAEAARHYDTPGTGMFAAEVLGPTVDRLAALAGDGPALEFAIGTGRVAVPLAARGVPVTGIELSAPMIAQLRTKADAQTIPVVAGDMATAVAPGEYSLVYLVYNTVANLLTQAEQVACFRNAARHLGEGGRFVIELWVPELRKLPPGQQAVVWHSEPGYLGVDTYDVLNQHLVSHHFRFADSRQAELFRTPHRYVWPAELDLMAQLAGFTLESRHADWAGSEFTAESRSHVSVYRLP; this is translated from the coding sequence ATGCGGCAGGATGAGATCTGGGACGCCGAGGCTGCTCGGCACTACGACACGCCGGGCACCGGGATGTTCGCGGCCGAGGTGCTGGGGCCGACGGTGGACCGGCTCGCCGCCCTCGCGGGGGACGGGCCGGCGCTGGAGTTCGCCATCGGCACCGGCCGGGTGGCCGTTCCGCTCGCCGCCCGGGGGGTGCCGGTGACCGGGATCGAACTGTCCGCCCCGATGATCGCGCAGCTCCGCACCAAGGCGGACGCACAGACCATCCCGGTGGTCGCCGGTGACATGGCCACCGCCGTCGCCCCGGGCGAATACTCACTGGTCTATCTGGTCTACAACACGGTCGCCAACCTGCTCACCCAGGCCGAGCAGGTGGCGTGCTTCCGCAACGCCGCCCGGCACCTCGGCGAGGGTGGCCGGTTCGTCATCGAGCTGTGGGTGCCCGAGCTGCGCAAACTTCCACCCGGGCAGCAGGCGGTGGTCTGGCACTCCGAACCCGGCTACCTCGGGGTGGACACCTACGACGTGCTGAACCAGCACCTGGTGTCGCACCACTTCCGGTTCGCCGACAGCCGGCAGGCGGAGCTGTTCCGTACCCCGCACCGCTACGTCTGGCCCGCCGAGCTGGACCTGATGGCGCAGCTCGCCGGGTTCACGCTGGAGAGCCGGCACGCGGACTGGGCCGGGAGCGAGTTCACCGCCGAATCCCGCTCCCACGTCTCCGTCTACCGCCTGCCCTAG
- a CDS encoding helix-turn-helix domain-containing protein: MESEPTAELIRAQLRRLRLHAELSQEEFGKLVHFSGSQISAIELGQRPFDRLFLKRADEVLTTGGLLTSLLRLAERYSQPNWFRPWLEAERQAQQLWCYHPTLVPGLLQTENYARAVIRADDMLSDDEVERRLAVRLDRQNVLTRSQPPKLIAVIEEAVLRRADESFRGLMVQQIAHLLECIDQPNVSIHVIPAEVSTHVGLAGPFTLALGNDSGWVGYLENQLDGTTIDKDGELTILIARWESVRSEALPHNQSALLMKEVMTSWS; this comes from the coding sequence GTGGAAAGTGAACCGACCGCCGAGCTGATCCGGGCACAACTGCGCAGACTGCGGCTGCACGCGGAGCTGAGCCAGGAGGAGTTCGGCAAGCTGGTCCACTTCTCCGGCTCCCAGATCTCGGCCATCGAGCTGGGCCAACGCCCGTTCGACAGGCTGTTCCTGAAGCGGGCGGACGAGGTCCTGACGACCGGCGGGCTGCTCACCTCGCTGCTCAGGCTGGCCGAGCGCTACTCGCAACCGAACTGGTTCCGGCCCTGGCTGGAGGCCGAACGCCAGGCACAGCAGCTCTGGTGCTACCACCCGACGCTCGTCCCGGGTCTGTTGCAGACGGAGAACTACGCCCGTGCGGTGATCCGGGCCGACGACATGCTCAGTGACGACGAGGTGGAGCGACGGCTCGCGGTCCGACTGGACCGGCAGAACGTGCTCACTCGTTCGCAGCCGCCGAAGCTGATCGCGGTGATCGAGGAGGCGGTGCTCCGGCGCGCGGACGAGAGCTTCCGGGGCCTGATGGTGCAGCAGATCGCCCACCTGCTGGAGTGCATCGACCAGCCGAACGTCAGCATCCACGTGATACCCGCCGAGGTCAGCACCCACGTCGGTCTCGCCGGCCCGTTCACGCTGGCGCTCGGCAACGACAGCGGTTGGGTGGGTTATCTGGAGAATCAGCTCGATGGCACCACGATCGACAAGGACGGTGAGCTGACTATCCTGATCGCTCGGTGGGAGAGCGTCCGCAGCGAGGCCCTGCCGCACAACCAGTCGGCACTGCTGATGAAGGAAGTGATGACGTCATGGAGCTGA
- a CDS encoding SufE family protein, which produces MSEMPTRLAEIVEEFADAPRDVVLEMLLEYADVIPPLPAGVDRDDLEQVPECQTAFFLKAEVNPDGTVTTVFDCPPEAPTTRAFAGILAEGLAGASAEQVLAVPDDLYQRMGLAQAISPLRVRGGTAILTRLKRQVREQAG; this is translated from the coding sequence ATGTCCGAGATGCCGACGAGACTGGCCGAGATCGTCGAGGAGTTCGCCGACGCCCCCCGCGACGTGGTGCTGGAGATGCTGCTGGAGTACGCCGACGTAATCCCGCCGCTGCCCGCCGGGGTGGACCGCGACGATCTGGAACAGGTCCCCGAGTGCCAGACGGCGTTCTTCCTGAAGGCCGAGGTCAACCCGGACGGCACGGTGACCACCGTGTTCGACTGTCCGCCGGAGGCGCCCACCACCCGGGCCTTCGCCGGCATCCTCGCCGAGGGGCTGGCCGGAGCGAGCGCCGAGCAGGTGCTGGCCGTCCCGGACGATCTCTACCAGCGGATGGGACTGGCCCAGGCGATCAGCCCACTGCGGGTGCGCGGCGGCACGGCGATCCTGACCCGGCTCAAGCGGCAGGTTCGGGAACAAGCCGGCTGA
- a CDS encoding YbaK/EbsC family protein — protein MGTLQTEPARNRVDLLAPPVATALAQWPAEAPVDVDAVLVAPIDATLADTAAFCAAYEVGLDVSANCVVIAGKREGEIRYAACVVLATTRVDVNGVARRALDVRKASFAPMAEAVESTGMEYGGITPIGLPESWPILVDARVIATPHVIIGSGVRHSKIALPGPALGALPGARVVEGLARPV, from the coding sequence ATGGGAACGTTGCAGACCGAGCCCGCCCGGAACCGCGTCGACCTGCTGGCTCCGCCGGTGGCCACCGCGCTGGCGCAGTGGCCGGCAGAGGCCCCCGTCGACGTCGACGCGGTACTGGTCGCGCCGATCGACGCCACGCTCGCCGACACGGCGGCCTTCTGCGCGGCGTACGAGGTGGGGCTGGACGTCTCGGCGAACTGCGTGGTGATCGCCGGTAAGCGGGAGGGCGAGATCCGGTACGCCGCCTGCGTGGTGCTCGCCACCACCCGGGTCGACGTCAACGGGGTGGCCCGCCGGGCGTTGGACGTCCGCAAGGCGAGCTTCGCCCCGATGGCCGAGGCGGTCGAGTCGACCGGGATGGAGTACGGCGGGATCACCCCGATCGGGCTGCCGGAGTCCTGGCCGATCCTGGTCGACGCCCGGGTGATCGCCACCCCGCACGTGATCATCGGCTCCGGCGTACGGCACAGCAAGATCGCCCTCCCCGGGCCGGCGCTCGGCGCGTTGCCGGGCGCGCGGGTGGTGGAGGGCCTGGCCCGGCCGGTCTAG
- a CDS encoding FAD-dependent oxidoreductase produces MANVCWQRRWETLPAQTDVLVVGAGPTGLTVAATLARQGVEVTVVDRASVPPVTSRAAVVHAYTLEVLDRIGVTAPLVARGLRAARFTVRDRDRVLLTLGFGDLPSTYPYALLVSQSVTEAVLTERLAALGGQVHRPYQLTGLDHDGDRAVAGFADGTSVRARWVVGADGMHSTVRDLAGIGFGGPADVGESFLLADVRVSSALPRDEVALFLARPGPLVWAPLPDGVVRLVAAVADAPRDPDAARLQALLDERGPTRRPDRLTDVLWSSRFRVHHRIADRYRRGRVLLAGDAAHVHSPAGGQGMNLGICDAVALGAALGGVLAGHPDTLLDDYAASRRPLAEEVVGFAARLTRLATLPPAGRPLRDLALHAVSGMPPVRRRIALRLAGLQQRATTRHRGDERQAGRR; encoded by the coding sequence TTGGCAAACGTTTGTTGGCAACGGAGGTGGGAGACGCTGCCCGCGCAGACCGACGTCCTGGTGGTGGGAGCCGGCCCGACCGGACTGACCGTCGCGGCCACCCTCGCCCGACAGGGCGTCGAGGTGACCGTGGTCGACCGGGCGTCCGTACCGCCGGTCACCTCCCGGGCCGCCGTCGTGCACGCGTACACGCTGGAGGTGTTGGACCGGATCGGCGTCACCGCGCCGCTGGTGGCCCGGGGACTGCGGGCGGCGCGCTTCACCGTGCGGGACCGCGACCGGGTGCTGCTCACCCTCGGCTTCGGGGACCTGCCGTCGACGTACCCGTACGCGCTGCTGGTCTCCCAGTCGGTGACCGAGGCGGTGCTCACCGAGCGGCTGGCCGCCCTCGGCGGGCAGGTGCACCGGCCGTACCAGCTCACCGGCCTGGACCACGACGGCGACCGGGCGGTCGCCGGCTTCGCCGACGGGACGAGCGTGCGGGCCCGCTGGGTGGTCGGCGCGGACGGCATGCACAGCACCGTCCGTGACCTGGCCGGCATCGGTTTCGGTGGGCCGGCCGACGTGGGCGAGTCGTTCCTGCTCGCCGACGTCCGGGTGAGCAGTGCGCTCCCCCGCGACGAGGTCGCGCTCTTCCTCGCCCGGCCGGGTCCGCTGGTGTGGGCACCCCTGCCGGACGGCGTGGTCCGGCTGGTCGCCGCCGTCGCCGACGCGCCCCGCGACCCGGACGCCGCCCGGCTCCAGGCGCTGCTCGACGAGCGCGGCCCGACCCGGCGGCCGGACCGGCTGACCGACGTGCTCTGGAGTTCCCGGTTCCGCGTCCACCACCGGATCGCCGACCGCTACCGGCGCGGCCGGGTGCTGCTCGCCGGGGACGCCGCGCACGTGCACAGCCCGGCCGGTGGGCAGGGGATGAACCTCGGCATCTGCGACGCGGTGGCCCTCGGGGCCGCCCTCGGCGGGGTCCTCGCCGGTCACCCCGACACCCTGCTGGACGACTACGCGGCCAGTCGTCGACCGCTCGCCGAGGAGGTCGTCGGCTTCGCCGCCCGGCTGACCCGGCTGGCCACCCTGCCGCCCGCCGGCCGGCCGCTGCGGGACCTGGCGCTGCACGCGGTGTCGGGGATGCCGCCGGTGCGCCGCCGGATCGCGCTGCGGCTCGCCGGCCTCCAGCAACGCGCGACGACCCGCCATCGGGGGGACGAGCGGCAAGCCGGTCGGCGGTAG
- a CDS encoding imidazolonepropionase-like domain-containing protein has product MHTLHTAPLLRRTVDDGGPLPGWAVLVDGDRIEALGPVEELTQAYPMVRVRRWPGTLGPALVHDGPLPPAPSPRERVHALLRVGVGAVLAAHLTDPAVRAAVTRNDVAVLDVARPPVLAAGDRADLAVFADDGRCLATIVAGRLVHRRA; this is encoded by the coding sequence GTGCACACCCTCCACACCGCCCCGCTGTTGCGCCGCACCGTCGACGACGGCGGACCGTTGCCGGGCTGGGCGGTGCTGGTCGACGGTGACCGGATCGAGGCGCTCGGCCCGGTCGAGGAACTGACGCAGGCGTACCCGATGGTGCGGGTGCGGCGGTGGCCCGGCACCCTCGGGCCGGCACTGGTGCACGACGGGCCGCTGCCGCCGGCCCCCAGCCCGCGCGAACGGGTGCACGCCCTGCTCCGGGTCGGCGTCGGCGCGGTGCTCGCCGCCCATCTCACCGACCCGGCGGTACGGGCGGCGGTGACCCGCAACGACGTCGCCGTCCTCGACGTGGCCCGGCCCCCCGTGCTGGCCGCCGGTGACCGGGCCGACCTGGCCGTCTTCGCCGACGACGGCCGCTGTCTCGCCACGATCGTCGCCGGTCGCCTGGTACACCGCCGAGCCTGA
- a CDS encoding CBS domain-containing protein has product MYRVSDVMTKQVVYLAVETTLDEAARVMKEADIGDVVVTDGSTLAGLLTDRDIVVRAVAECSDPTTTTIGSIITREVVMIEQHATAGEAVALMRERNIRRILVCDNERKLVGIVSLGDLAMQLDPSSALADISEAAPNS; this is encoded by the coding sequence ATGTACCGGGTCAGTGACGTGATGACGAAGCAGGTGGTCTACCTCGCGGTGGAGACCACACTGGACGAGGCGGCCAGGGTGATGAAGGAGGCCGACATCGGGGACGTGGTGGTCACCGACGGCTCGACGCTGGCGGGCCTGCTGACCGACCGGGACATCGTGGTCCGGGCGGTCGCCGAGTGCAGCGATCCGACCACCACCACCATCGGTTCCATCATCACCCGGGAGGTGGTGATGATCGAGCAGCACGCCACGGCGGGTGAGGCGGTGGCGTTGATGCGTGAGCGCAACATCCGGCGGATCCTGGTCTGCGACAACGAGCGCAAGCTCGTCGGCATCGTCTCCCTGGGCGACCTGGCGATGCAGCTCGACCCCAGCTCGGCGCTGGCCGACATCAGCGAGGCCGCCCCCAACAGCTGA
- a CDS encoding TetR/AcrR family transcriptional regulator: protein MTARRSDATRAAILTAARQRFAADGYERATIRAIAADARIDPSMVMRYYGSKEGLFAAAAEFDLRLPDLTDQPTDQLGEVLVRHFLDRWEGDGTLVALLRTAATNQGAADRMRAVFTDQLGAAVAAVVPDPAQAPRRAGLVASQMLGLALTRYVLRLPPVVDTPPADLVTWLAPTVHRYLRAPT, encoded by the coding sequence ATGACTGCCCGCCGATCCGACGCCACCCGGGCCGCGATCCTGACCGCGGCCCGGCAGCGGTTCGCCGCCGACGGATACGAGCGGGCCACCATCCGGGCCATCGCCGCCGACGCCAGGATCGACCCGTCCATGGTGATGCGCTACTACGGCAGCAAGGAGGGGTTGTTCGCGGCGGCCGCCGAGTTCGACCTGCGGCTGCCGGACCTCACCGACCAGCCCACCGACCAGCTCGGTGAGGTGCTGGTCCGGCACTTCCTCGACCGCTGGGAGGGCGACGGGACGCTGGTCGCGCTGCTGCGTACCGCCGCCACCAACCAGGGTGCGGCCGACCGGATGCGGGCGGTCTTCACCGACCAGCTCGGCGCGGCGGTGGCCGCCGTCGTACCCGATCCGGCGCAGGCGCCCCGGCGGGCCGGTCTGGTCGCCAGCCAGATGCTCGGCCTGGCGCTGACCCGGTACGTGCTGCGCCTGCCCCCGGTCGTCGACACCCCGCCGGCCGACCTGGTCACCTGGCTGGCCCCCACCGTCCACCGCTACCTCCGCGCCCCCACCTGA
- a CDS encoding DsbA family oxidoreductase: MEIEIYADVVCPWCYIGKRRLEQALASYDGEVTVRYRPFQLDPTPVTAPQPLLDALAAKFGGRERAEQMAGQVTRVAAGVGLTLNFDRAVSANTFDAHRLVRFADGHGRAGELVEALYRAHFTDGVDVGSPSALVTLATSAGLDETEVRDHLASDAGRREVAADLAAAHQLGVSSVPTFVLAGKYGVTGAQEPETLLAALTEVAQRESTP; encoded by the coding sequence ATGGAGATCGAGATCTACGCCGACGTGGTCTGCCCCTGGTGCTACATCGGCAAGCGCCGCCTCGAACAGGCCCTGGCGTCGTACGACGGTGAGGTGACCGTCCGGTACCGGCCGTTCCAGCTCGACCCGACGCCGGTGACCGCGCCGCAGCCGCTGCTCGACGCGCTGGCCGCGAAGTTCGGTGGCCGGGAGCGGGCCGAGCAGATGGCCGGCCAGGTGACCCGGGTGGCCGCCGGGGTGGGGCTGACCCTGAACTTCGACCGGGCGGTGAGCGCCAACACCTTCGACGCGCACCGGCTCGTCCGCTTCGCCGACGGTCACGGTCGGGCAGGTGAGCTGGTCGAGGCGCTCTACCGGGCGCACTTCACCGACGGGGTCGACGTCGGGTCGCCGTCGGCGCTGGTCACGCTGGCCACCTCGGCCGGTCTGGACGAGACCGAGGTACGCGACCACCTGGCGTCCGACGCGGGCCGGCGCGAGGTGGCCGCCGACCTGGCCGCCGCCCACCAGCTCGGGGTGAGCAGCGTGCCGACCTTCGTGCTCGCCGGCAAGTACGGCGTCACCGGGGCGCAGGAGCCGGAGACCCTGCTCGCCGCCCTGACCGAGGTCGCCCAGCGCGAGTCCACCCCCTGA
- a CDS encoding DUF397 domain-containing protein encodes MELTGATWRKSTRSGNSECVEVADGLPGVVGVRDSKDPTGPVLTFDRRAWRSFVAATGNGVGTR; translated from the coding sequence ATGGAGCTGACCGGTGCCACCTGGCGCAAGTCCACCCGCAGCGGCAACAGCGAGTGCGTCGAGGTCGCCGACGGTCTACCCGGCGTCGTCGGGGTGCGTGACAGCAAGGACCCGACCGGTCCCGTCCTCACCTTCGACCGCCGGGCCTGGCGGTCCTTCGTCGCCGCCACCGGCAACGGTGTCGGCACCCGCTGA
- a CDS encoding SGNH/GDSL hydrolase family protein has protein sequence MRWRSFVAVGDSFTEGMDDAYPDGTYRGWADLVATRLAAEVGPEFGYANLAIRGRLFPSVVAEQVPAALAMKPDLISFAAGGNDVLRRTFDPDALATRFDAVVGRLRSGGADVILFRFADVLARLPGQRLVSPRIALINRIIGEIAERHGAILIDLFTDDTYRLNPMLWSPDRLHLSAAGHRRVAAQVLTALGVGCDEEWLMVPEHPAATPWLSARAADLSWVGRHLAPWITRRLTGRSSGDTVTAKRPILGPVVD, from the coding sequence GTGCGCTGGCGGAGCTTCGTGGCGGTCGGGGACAGCTTCACCGAGGGCATGGACGACGCGTACCCCGACGGCACCTACCGGGGCTGGGCGGACCTGGTGGCGACCCGGCTGGCCGCCGAGGTCGGCCCGGAGTTCGGCTACGCGAACCTGGCGATCCGGGGTCGGCTCTTCCCGAGTGTCGTCGCCGAGCAGGTGCCCGCCGCGCTCGCCATGAAGCCCGACCTGATCAGCTTCGCGGCCGGCGGGAACGACGTGCTGCGACGCACCTTCGACCCGGACGCGCTGGCCACCCGGTTCGACGCCGTGGTGGGCCGGCTGCGGTCCGGTGGTGCCGACGTGATCCTCTTCCGGTTCGCCGACGTGCTGGCCCGGCTGCCCGGCCAGCGCCTCGTCTCCCCCCGGATCGCGCTGATCAACCGGATCATCGGTGAGATCGCCGAGCGGCACGGCGCGATCCTGATCGACCTGTTCACCGACGACACGTACCGGCTCAACCCGATGCTCTGGAGCCCCGACCGGCTGCACCTGTCCGCCGCCGGGCACCGGCGGGTCGCCGCCCAGGTGCTGACCGCGCTCGGCGTGGGCTGCGACGAGGAGTGGCTGATGGTGCCGGAGCACCCGGCCGCCACCCCGTGGCTCAGCGCCCGCGCCGCCGACCTGAGCTGGGTCGGCCGGCACCTGGCCCCGTGGATCACCCGCCGACTCACCGGCCGGTCCTCCGGCGACACGGTCACCGCCAAGCGCCCGATCCTCGGCCCCGTCGTCGACTGA